The proteins below come from a single Carnobacterium divergens DSM 20623 genomic window:
- a CDS encoding CPBP family intramembrane glutamic endopeptidase has protein sequence MKNSTITILVTYVIAQTLPALLGSLVPSNAKTSVIIYSTIACFILGSLVMILLNKKFPIKNSLTIQPSVSKGQVLSWGFIGMFLAIFVQITANLIEQAVLKIPPGSANTQYIIEIINKYPLFLITGAIFAPILEEFVFRKVIFGFFYDLTGVVGAAVISSLLFAFIHMDGHILLYSAMGFVFCFLYVKTKNIATSIIAHMLMNTLVFISQMVLLK, from the coding sequence ATGAAAAACTCAACAATTACAATTTTGGTCACCTATGTTATCGCTCAAACGTTGCCCGCTCTTTTAGGGAGTTTGGTTCCAAGTAATGCCAAAACATCGGTCATCATCTACTCAACTATCGCTTGCTTTATACTAGGAAGTTTAGTTATGATACTTTTAAATAAGAAGTTTCCTATCAAAAATAGTTTGACTATTCAACCTTCTGTTTCAAAGGGACAAGTTTTATCGTGGGGCTTTATAGGAATGTTTTTAGCTATTTTTGTTCAAATAACTGCAAATTTAATCGAACAAGCCGTTTTAAAAATTCCCCCCGGTTCTGCTAATACACAATACATTATTGAAATCATAAACAAGTATCCTTTATTCTTAATTACTGGCGCTATCTTTGCTCCGATTCTTGAAGAATTTGTATTTAGGAAAGTTATTTTCGGCTTTTTCTATGATTTAACCGGTGTTGTTGGTGCTGCAGTTATTAGCTCATTACTCTTTGCCTTTATTCATATGGATGGACACATCTTGCTTTATTCAGCAATGGGATTTGTTTTTTGCTTCCTATATGTAAAAACAAAAAATATTGCTACTTCGATAATTGCACATATGTTAATGAATACATTAGTATTTATTTCTCAGATGGTGCTACTAAAATAA
- a CDS encoding YdiK family protein, with the protein MSKNSFLTQIIFNYVMAAVFIWFTIDFVKSTGWGFFSILCVVIATNDFVRGTKMLQLFLKITNHNKD; encoded by the coding sequence ATGAGTAAAAATAGTTTTCTAACTCAAATCATTTTCAACTATGTAATGGCTGCTGTTTTTATTTGGTTCACGATTGATTTTGTTAAAAGTACAGGCTGGGGATTCTTTTCAATTCTTTGTGTAGTGATTGCAACAAATGATTTTGTTCGAGGAACTAAAATGTTACAGTTATTTTTGAAAATAACAAACCATAATAAAGACTAA
- a CDS encoding redox-sensing transcriptional repressor Rex, which translates to MPNQKIPKATAKRLPIYYRYLRFLHDAGKDRVSSTELSDAVKVDSATIRRDFSYFGALGKRGYGYDVEDLLNFFSKTLNQDRLTNVALIGVGNLGHALLNYNFHQSNNTRISAAFDVNEEIVGTIASGVPVYPMSEMIEQLKLQQIEVVILTVPAPVAQETVNELVDAGVKGIMNFTPLRISVPDHIRVQNVDLTNELQTLIYFLDHYTGNNDILDLED; encoded by the coding sequence ATGCCAAATCAAAAGATACCTAAGGCAACGGCAAAACGTTTGCCTATATATTACCGTTACTTACGTTTCTTACATGACGCTGGAAAAGATCGTGTTTCTTCTACTGAACTGAGTGATGCAGTCAAAGTTGACAGCGCAACAATCAGAAGAGACTTTTCTTATTTTGGTGCATTAGGAAAAAGAGGCTATGGATATGATGTTGAAGATCTATTGAACTTCTTTAGTAAAACATTGAATCAAGATCGTTTGACCAATGTCGCTTTAATTGGAGTAGGGAACTTAGGCCATGCCTTATTAAATTATAATTTCCATCAAAGCAATAACACTAGAATTAGTGCAGCCTTTGATGTAAATGAAGAGATTGTTGGAACGATTGCAAGTGGAGTACCAGTTTATCCAATGAGTGAGATGATTGAGCAATTGAAACTACAACAGATTGAAGTTGTCATTTTAACTGTCCCAGCACCTGTAGCTCAAGAAACTGTGAATGAATTAGTAGATGCTGGTGTAAAAGGCATTATGAACTTCACCCCACTGAGAATCTCAGTTCCAGATCATATTCGCGTTCAAAATGTGGATTTAACAAATGAATTGCAAACATTGATTTATTTCTTAGATCATTATACAGGTAATAATGACATCCTTGATTTAGAAGATTAA
- a CDS encoding ABC-F family ATP-binding cassette domain-containing protein, with product MILLQTQSVARYFGADVLFENIQLEIQDNARIALVGRNGAGKSTLLKIIAGIEEPDAGRLSKGKTVTIGYLAQHSGLDSDKSIWDEMLTVFEPIIQMEAKMRHLEEQLGEPSLLENADAYQKVLDSYDQLQHDFNEANGFGYEAEIRSVLHGFNFFEADYSKKITQLSGGQKTRLALAKLLLEKKDLLILDEPTNHLDIATLSWLENYLQTYQGALLIVSHDRYFLDKVSREVYEISRQKMTHYKGNYTNYLTQKAANLEREWKEFEKQQVEISKLEDFVSRNLARASTTKRAQSRRKQLNKMERMDRPLGDEKSARFRFQPEKESGNVVLSLENGAIGYQETIISSPIQLDIRKTDAIALVGPNGIGKSTLLKSLVDELPLIQGTKHLGANVTLGYYDQEQANLSSGKTVLAELWDEHPTTPEKDIRSILGSFLFTGEDVEKVVSTLSGGEKARLALAKLSMEQDNFLVLDEPTNHLDIDSKEVLENALIDFPGTILFVSHDRYFINRIATTVVELSTTGSKLYLGDYDYYLEKKAEEEELRLLAEEEALKKQPLQEQVTDSGTKEHYQIGKEEQKLIRQLTRRIETLENEMATLEATIETLETQLTLPEVYGDHLEVQEINQQLGQLKEQHETIINEWEEQSLALEDLGN from the coding sequence ATGATTTTATTACAAACACAATCCGTTGCACGTTATTTTGGTGCAGATGTGCTTTTTGAAAATATTCAACTAGAAATACAAGACAATGCCAGAATTGCTTTAGTAGGTCGTAATGGTGCTGGAAAATCAACTTTATTAAAAATAATTGCAGGAATTGAAGAGCCTGATGCTGGTCGCTTATCTAAAGGAAAGACGGTTACAATTGGTTATTTGGCTCAACACTCAGGCTTAGATTCGGATAAAAGTATCTGGGATGAGATGTTGACTGTTTTTGAACCCATCATTCAAATGGAAGCCAAAATGCGTCACTTAGAAGAACAATTAGGAGAACCATCCTTACTAGAAAATGCCGATGCTTACCAAAAAGTTTTAGATTCCTATGACCAGTTGCAGCATGATTTTAATGAAGCAAACGGCTTTGGTTATGAAGCTGAAATTCGTTCTGTGTTACATGGATTCAATTTTTTTGAAGCGGACTATTCAAAAAAAATCACGCAACTTTCTGGCGGACAAAAAACGCGATTAGCTTTAGCTAAATTATTATTAGAAAAAAAAGATTTGCTGATTTTGGATGAACCCACCAACCATTTAGACATCGCTACCTTAAGTTGGCTGGAAAACTATCTACAAACCTATCAAGGTGCACTTTTGATTGTTTCACATGACCGTTATTTTTTAGACAAAGTTTCTCGTGAAGTTTATGAAATAAGTCGTCAAAAAATGACCCATTATAAAGGCAACTATACAAATTACCTCACTCAAAAGGCAGCAAATTTAGAACGTGAGTGGAAAGAGTTTGAAAAGCAACAAGTTGAAATATCAAAACTAGAAGATTTTGTCAGTCGGAATTTAGCCCGTGCCTCTACGACAAAACGTGCTCAGAGTAGACGTAAACAATTAAATAAAATGGAACGGATGGACCGACCTCTTGGGGATGAAAAGTCAGCTCGTTTTAGATTTCAACCTGAAAAAGAAAGTGGCAATGTGGTCTTATCATTAGAGAATGGAGCAATTGGGTATCAAGAAACCATTATTTCTAGTCCAATCCAATTAGACATTCGAAAAACAGACGCTATCGCTTTAGTTGGACCAAATGGAATTGGCAAATCTACCCTTTTAAAATCATTGGTCGATGAACTGCCTTTAATTCAAGGTACAAAACATCTTGGTGCAAATGTGACTCTTGGGTATTATGACCAAGAACAAGCGAACCTTAGTTCAGGAAAAACCGTCTTAGCTGAACTTTGGGATGAACATCCTACAACTCCAGAAAAAGATATCCGCAGTATTTTAGGAAGCTTTTTATTTACAGGTGAAGATGTCGAAAAAGTTGTTTCTACATTAAGTGGTGGCGAAAAAGCTCGATTAGCTTTAGCTAAACTTTCTATGGAACAAGACAACTTCTTGGTTTTAGATGAACCAACCAACCATTTAGACATTGATAGCAAAGAAGTCTTGGAAAATGCTTTAATAGATTTCCCCGGCACGATTCTTTTTGTTTCCCATGACCGTTACTTTATTAATCGGATTGCAACCACCGTTGTTGAGCTTTCTACTACTGGAAGTAAGCTTTATTTAGGGGATTATGATTATTATTTAGAAAAAAAAGCGGAAGAAGAAGAATTGCGTTTGCTCGCGGAAGAAGAAGCTTTAAAAAAACAGCCACTTCAAGAGCAAGTGACTGATTCAGGAACTAAAGAACATTATCAAATAGGCAAAGAAGAGCAAAAACTAATTCGCCAACTCACGCGCCGCATTGAAACATTAGAAAATGAGATGGCCACTTTAGAAGCAACCATCGAAACTTTGGAAACACAGTTAACTTTACCTGAAGTCTATGGCGACCATTTAGAAGTGCAAGAAATCAATCAACAATTAGGACAATTAAAAGAACAACACGAAACCATTATAAATGAATGGGAAGAACAAAGTCTGGCTCTTGAAGATTTAGGAAACTAA
- the tsaD gene encoding tRNA (adenosine(37)-N6)-threonylcarbamoyltransferase complex transferase subunit TsaD → MSKESNLILAIETSCDETSAAVIKDGKEICSNIVASQIKSHMRFGGVVPEIASRHHVEQITQCIEEAMKEANVTYEGLSGVAVTEGPGLVGALLIGVNAAKAIAFAHQLPLIPVNHMAGHIYANRLIEPLTFPLLALVVSGGHTELVYMEKDGDYQIIGETRDDASGEAYDKVGRVLGLTYPGGKRIDEMAKMGSDTFHFPRGMIKENNYDFSFSGLKSAFINTVHNAEQKGETLNQFDLAASFQASVIDVLVSKTLKAIREYPVKQLVLAGGVAANHGLRAELTNRMNQEFPSIRLSIPPLSLCGDNAAMIGAAAYVEFNSGNFSGYDLNAKPGLSFEMMK, encoded by the coding sequence ATGTCTAAAGAGAGCAATTTGATCTTAGCAATTGAAACGAGTTGTGATGAAACGAGTGCAGCCGTGATTAAAGATGGAAAAGAGATTTGTTCAAATATAGTCGCTTCTCAAATTAAAAGTCACATGCGTTTTGGCGGAGTTGTTCCTGAAATTGCAAGTAGACATCACGTTGAACAAATTACGCAATGTATTGAAGAAGCCATGAAGGAAGCCAATGTAACCTATGAAGGCTTAAGCGGGGTAGCAGTCACAGAAGGTCCTGGTTTAGTAGGTGCCTTGCTTATTGGAGTAAATGCTGCAAAAGCCATCGCCTTTGCGCATCAATTGCCTTTGATACCTGTAAATCATATGGCAGGTCATATCTATGCCAACCGTTTAATTGAACCACTGACTTTTCCACTACTAGCTTTAGTTGTTAGTGGAGGACATACCGAACTTGTGTATATGGAAAAAGATGGAGACTATCAGATAATTGGTGAAACAAGAGATGATGCAAGTGGTGAGGCATATGATAAAGTCGGACGAGTTCTTGGCTTAACCTATCCTGGTGGAAAACGAATTGATGAAATGGCAAAAATGGGATCAGATACCTTCCATTTTCCTCGTGGAATGATCAAAGAAAATAACTATGATTTTAGTTTTAGCGGTCTAAAAAGTGCCTTCATCAATACGGTGCACAATGCCGAACAAAAAGGTGAGACGTTAAATCAGTTTGACTTGGCTGCAAGTTTTCAAGCAAGTGTAATCGATGTATTGGTTAGTAAGACACTTAAAGCAATTCGTGAATATCCAGTGAAACAATTAGTTTTAGCAGGTGGCGTGGCAGCAAACCATGGTCTTAGAGCAGAGCTAACAAATAGAATGAATCAAGAATTCCCATCCATTCGTTTATCGATTCCGCCACTTTCTTTATGTGGCGATAATGCAGCTATGATTGGTGCAGCTGCATATGTAGAATTCAATTCAGGAAATTTTTCAGGATACGATTTAAATGCTAAACCGGGACTTTCTTTTGAAATGATGAAATGA
- the rimI gene encoding ribosomal protein S18-alanine N-acetyltransferase, which produces MKKITKNELTLNSIKATQFNEFDLYQLADISYEHGSPWQIHVFKNDLVLAYVDYLVLHDEHQLIGFIGYRQIFEEIEVTNIVIHPTFKKQGLAQLLLTSLVETVENAEMIHLEVRVSNRQGIQLYEKNGFKEIGIRPNYYQNPYEDAKLMQLEINQEKSEINV; this is translated from the coding sequence ATGAAAAAAATCACTAAAAATGAACTTACATTAAATTCTATTAAAGCAACCCAATTTAATGAATTTGATTTGTACCAATTGGCAGATATCAGTTATGAACACGGTTCACCGTGGCAAATCCATGTGTTTAAAAATGATTTAGTATTAGCCTATGTCGACTATTTAGTCCTACATGACGAACATCAATTAATTGGATTTATCGGATATCGTCAAATTTTTGAAGAAATTGAAGTTACCAATATTGTGATCCATCCTACATTTAAAAAACAAGGCTTAGCACAATTATTGTTAACTTCATTAGTTGAAACCGTTGAAAATGCTGAAATGATTCATCTAGAAGTGCGTGTTTCAAATCGTCAAGGGATTCAACTATATGAAAAAAATGGCTTTAAAGAAATTGGAATAAGGCCAAACTATTATCAAAATCCTTATGAAGACGCTAAATTGATGCAATTAGAAATCAATCAAGAAAAGAGTGAAATAAATGTCTAA
- the rimI gene encoding ribosomal protein S18-alanine N-acetyltransferase — MLKKFKNWLLQNEPPIQLNQQRKLSERVTLVQTEFRLTSTSDCYTLKIGTRQDISDLIKIEKLSYDGKAPWSKIAFEHEMSVNQNSIYLIIKNAAQEAVGFIGAWFVEGEAHITNVAVQPIYQRRGIGRLLITELKKIAISEKQTKMSLEVRKSNKNAQSLYHQLGFSDGKIKQSYYSDDHEDALEMALSLNE; from the coding sequence ATGTTGAAAAAATTTAAAAATTGGCTATTACAAAATGAACCGCCAATCCAGTTGAATCAACAACGAAAATTAAGTGAACGCGTCACATTAGTTCAAACTGAATTTCGTTTAACATCAACTTCAGATTGCTATACTTTAAAAATAGGAACAAGACAAGATATTTCAGATTTGATAAAAATTGAAAAACTAAGTTATGACGGAAAAGCACCGTGGAGTAAAATTGCTTTCGAACATGAAATGTCGGTTAATCAAAATTCGATTTATTTAATTATAAAAAATGCAGCTCAAGAAGCCGTTGGATTTATTGGCGCCTGGTTTGTGGAAGGGGAAGCTCATATTACAAATGTAGCGGTTCAACCAATCTATCAAAGAAGAGGCATTGGAAGATTGCTAATCACTGAATTGAAAAAAATAGCTATCAGCGAAAAACAAACTAAAATGAGTTTAGAAGTTCGAAAATCAAATAAAAATGCCCAGAGTCTTTATCATCAATTAGGATTTAGCGATGGAAAAATAAAACAATCCTATTACTCAGATGACCACGAAGATGCCTTAGAAATGGCACTTTCTTTAAATGAGTAG
- the tsaB gene encoding tRNA (adenosine(37)-N6)-threonylcarbamoyltransferase complex dimerization subunit type 1 TsaB, with protein sequence MNILAIDSSNQVMSVAVLNDSKIVGEITTNVKRNHSESLMPAIDEVIKMAHLKPNELDRIAVAMGPGSYTGLRIGVTIAKTLAWTLNKDLVGISSLKVLAANCENSSRYLVPIMDARRGNIYTGLYQWVNGELEAVEPEKHCSAEKWAEHLATLQGEFEIVGEDWELYQQIFEEKLGHRVMAAPLKDRIPKASVLGLLSRSAETSDPHTFVPNYLKYAEAEENWRKAHPDQLEESYVEKI encoded by the coding sequence ATGAATATATTAGCAATTGATAGTTCCAATCAAGTGATGAGCGTTGCTGTATTAAATGACAGCAAGATAGTTGGAGAAATCACAACAAATGTGAAACGAAACCATAGTGAGAGCTTAATGCCAGCAATTGATGAAGTTATCAAAATGGCGCATTTAAAGCCAAATGAATTAGATCGAATAGCAGTAGCAATGGGTCCAGGTTCATATACCGGTTTGCGAATTGGTGTAACGATTGCAAAAACACTCGCTTGGACCTTAAATAAAGATTTAGTGGGAATCTCTAGCTTAAAAGTATTAGCAGCAAATTGTGAAAACTCTTCTCGCTATCTCGTTCCTATAATGGATGCTAGAAGAGGCAATATTTATACAGGATTGTATCAATGGGTTAATGGTGAATTAGAAGCTGTGGAACCAGAAAAACACTGTTCGGCAGAAAAATGGGCAGAGCATTTGGCAACACTACAGGGAGAGTTCGAAATTGTAGGGGAAGATTGGGAGTTGTATCAACAAATCTTTGAAGAAAAATTAGGACATCGAGTAATGGCTGCGCCTTTAAAAGATCGAATACCAAAAGCAAGTGTTCTTGGCCTATTAAGCAGATCTGCTGAAACTAGCGATCCACATACATTCGTTCCTAATTATTTAAAATATGCTGAAGCAGAAGAGAATTGGCGAAAGGCTCATCCAGATCAGCTGGAGGAAAGCTATGTTGAAAAAATTTAA
- the amaP gene encoding alkaline shock response membrane anchor protein AmaP, which translates to MNKFNRFILIFISIIGLLSMTTFASMAYPVPYLSNFASHLWQNGLWFSYTVVVVSIILGLFFLILLLTAIFVPTSDKFLTIKTGMGDIDISKKTIESTARQSFSDLTDAKNPEVHAKLKRKAKTATITVKATVVDAEKLPTLGKEIQQRVEESIQRALEVPVKSVNVKISEAHATNGTAKSSHSPRVV; encoded by the coding sequence ATGAATAAATTTAATCGATTTATATTAATTTTCATTTCAATCATTGGATTGCTTTCGATGACCACTTTTGCTTCAATGGCTTATCCAGTTCCTTATCTCTCTAATTTTGCAAGTCATTTATGGCAAAACGGATTATGGTTTTCATATACTGTTGTGGTTGTTTCAATTATACTAGGACTTTTCTTTTTAATTTTGTTGTTAACCGCAATTTTTGTTCCAACTTCAGATAAATTTTTAACAATCAAAACTGGGATGGGCGATATCGATATTTCTAAAAAAACAATCGAATCCACCGCTAGACAATCTTTTAGCGATCTGACAGATGCGAAAAATCCTGAAGTTCATGCAAAATTGAAGAGAAAAGCAAAAACTGCCACAATTACAGTTAAAGCAACAGTAGTTGACGCAGAAAAATTACCTACTCTAGGAAAAGAGATACAACAACGTGTTGAAGAAAGCATTCAAAGAGCATTAGAGGTTCCAGTCAAATCTGTTAATGTGAAGATTAGTGAAGCCCACGCAACGAATGGCACAGCAAAATCGAGCCATTCCCCAAGAGTAGTCTAA
- a CDS encoding DUF2273 domain-containing protein, which yields MQPPESWYPYRGRIIGLLIGLIIALLLITIGFGYTLLIVLLASIGFIIGAWRDGKIDITSWLQFFMK from the coding sequence ATGCAACCACCAGAATCATGGTATCCATATCGGGGACGTATTATTGGCCTTTTGATTGGGCTAATCATCGCCTTATTATTGATTACAATTGGATTTGGTTATACCTTATTAATTGTTTTACTTGCAAGCATTGGTTTTATTATTGGCGCTTGGCGCGATGGTAAGATTGATATCACTTCTTGGTTACAATTTTTTATGAAATAG
- a CDS encoding Asp23/Gls24 family envelope stress response protein: MAEFNDNKQNNGNTPPVAPTPEHKNSLTYEDQVIKKIAGIATNEIPGILSMSGGFISDIADKFRSSGDITKGIDAEVGEKQVALDLKVIAEYGKNIPEIFQTTIDKVSRQIKDMTGLTVIEVNMHVDDVMTRKEFDEQNNKSDSQPKNAPSDGPKKPVDSTGRVQ; this comes from the coding sequence ATGGCAGAATTTAATGATAATAAACAAAATAATGGAAATACTCCACCAGTAGCACCAACACCTGAGCACAAAAATTCATTAACTTACGAAGATCAAGTCATCAAAAAAATTGCTGGCATTGCAACAAATGAAATTCCAGGAATTTTGTCAATGAGTGGCGGCTTCATTAGTGATATTGCTGATAAATTCCGTAGTTCAGGAGATATCACAAAAGGCATTGATGCAGAAGTTGGCGAAAAACAAGTGGCTTTAGACTTAAAAGTCATTGCAGAGTATGGCAAAAATATTCCTGAAATTTTCCAAACAACCATTGATAAAGTCAGCAGACAAATTAAAGATATGACTGGTTTAACCGTAATCGAAGTCAACATGCATGTGGATGACGTAATGACTCGTAAAGAATTCGATGAACAAAACAATAAGAGTGATTCACAACCAAAAAATGCCCCAAGTGATGGACCAAAAAAACCAGTAGATTCTACTGGAAGAGTTCAATAA
- a CDS encoding CsbD family protein — MTDFKDKAKGLKDKVVGEAKETYGKVTNDVKKEAEGKAQKAKGAVEDKLGDVKK, encoded by the coding sequence ATGACAGATTTCAAAGACAAAGCTAAAGGTTTAAAAGATAAAGTAGTGGGAGAAGCAAAAGAAACTTACGGAAAAGTAACAAATGACGTAAAAAAAGAAGCTGAAGGAAAAGCACAAAAAGCTAAAGGTGCCGTTGAAGATAAATTAGGCGACGTGAAGAAATAA
- the galE gene encoding UDP-glucose 4-epimerase GalE, whose translation MTILVLGGAGYIGSHGVDQLIEKGYQVVVVDNLQTGHKEAIHKEARFYQGDIRDKAFLQDIFKKEDIDGVLHFAANSLVGESMEQPLTYFNNNVYGTQVVLEVMEEFDVKKIVFSSSAATYGEAKVMPIAESAPTNPTNPYGETKLMMEKMLKWCEEAYQMNYVALRYFNVAGAKINGQIGEDHTPETHLIPLVLQTALGQRAELSIFGNDYDTPDGTCIRDYVHVQDLIAAHILALEYLEAGNSSNIFNLGSSTGFSVQEIVEAARKITGKEIPTKVEARRAGDPSTLVAASQKAQDTLGWKPEYTTMDTIIESAWNWHVNHPKGYTK comes from the coding sequence ATGACTATTTTAGTTTTAGGTGGGGCAGGTTATATCGGATCTCACGGGGTAGATCAATTAATTGAGAAAGGGTATCAGGTAGTAGTCGTAGATAATTTGCAAACAGGCCATAAAGAGGCGATTCATAAGGAGGCTCGTTTTTATCAAGGTGATATTCGGGATAAAGCATTTTTACAAGATATTTTTAAAAAGGAAGACATTGACGGAGTGTTGCATTTTGCAGCCAATAGCTTAGTTGGCGAATCAATGGAACAACCTTTAACCTATTTTAACAATAATGTGTACGGAACTCAGGTTGTTTTAGAAGTGATGGAAGAGTTTGATGTGAAAAAAATTGTCTTTTCTTCTTCAGCAGCTACTTATGGAGAAGCAAAGGTGATGCCGATTGCAGAGTCAGCTCCAACAAATCCAACAAATCCATATGGAGAAACAAAGCTAATGATGGAAAAAATGTTGAAGTGGTGTGAGGAAGCGTATCAAATGAACTATGTTGCATTACGTTATTTTAATGTTGCAGGAGCGAAAATTAATGGGCAAATTGGCGAAGATCATACACCAGAAACGCACTTGATTCCTTTGGTACTACAAACGGCTTTAGGACAAAGGGCTGAGCTTTCAATTTTCGGTAATGATTACGACACTCCAGATGGAACGTGTATTCGTGATTATGTTCATGTACAGGATTTAATTGCTGCTCATATTTTAGCTTTGGAGTACTTAGAAGCAGGAAATTCAAGTAATATCTTTAATTTAGGTAGCTCTACCGGATTTTCAGTTCAAGAAATCGTGGAAGCTGCAAGAAAAATTACAGGGAAAGAAATTCCAACAAAAGTGGAGGCAAGACGTGCTGGAGATCCAAGCACATTAGTTGCTGCAAGTCAGAAAGCTCAAGATACGTTAGGATGGAAACCTGAATACACAACAATGGATACGATTATTGAGTCAGCGTGGAACTGGCATGTTAATCATCCAAAAGGTTATACAAAATAA
- a CDS encoding GGDEF domain-containing protein, protein MDAFLLVEPYITGIISILGIFFIEAFIVASFKLYIKQFLSQRTYRIVITLISGLIMTLFSIYFMMMSQKEDYYLIFGNLRMIIILIPIIFLNRNISLVSVILCSVFRLFYYGMTLVSLGYIAIFTSFFLLVVVIQLIVKQNQLLTFIYSLISASIFWIWIYLTNFDGYHSYYFFAVFSDYLNFVILSIIAYVSASYLYHLNNLLFQTMEESLTDELTKLRNLKDFNAKMNEGFFKAREKKEAFSLIIFDIDYFKAINDTYGHLAGDIVLKNLAKTIQEIDELKKVDVFRVGGEEFTIILSKKNGTETVGIAEKLRKKVESTNFYYENQLIHVTVSVGVTSLVKGLRSEITLNGFMELADEALYHSKHNGRNKVFSSDVLTGEFK, encoded by the coding sequence ATGGATGCTTTTTTATTAGTTGAACCCTACATTACTGGGATCATCTCTATCTTAGGAATCTTTTTTATCGAAGCATTTATTGTTGCTTCATTTAAGTTATATATTAAGCAATTTTTAAGTCAAAGAACGTATCGCATTGTGATTACTCTTATTTCTGGATTGATTATGACACTTTTTTCTATCTATTTTATGATGATGTCCCAAAAAGAAGACTATTACCTGATTTTTGGGAATTTAAGAATGATTATTATTTTAATTCCTATTATTTTTTTAAATCGGAATATTTCACTAGTATCTGTTATTTTGTGTAGTGTTTTTAGACTTTTTTATTATGGTATGACCCTTGTTTCCTTAGGATACATTGCCATTTTTACTTCTTTTTTTCTATTAGTGGTAGTGATTCAGTTGATCGTAAAGCAAAATCAATTGTTGACGTTTATTTATAGTCTGATTTCTGCTTCTATTTTTTGGATTTGGATTTATTTGACTAATTTTGACGGGTATCATTCCTATTACTTTTTTGCAGTTTTTTCTGATTATTTAAATTTTGTTATTTTGAGTATCATTGCCTATGTGAGTGCTTCCTATTTATATCATTTGAACAATTTACTATTTCAAACAATGGAAGAAAGTTTAACGGATGAATTAACTAAATTAAGAAATTTAAAAGACTTTAATGCTAAAATGAATGAAGGTTTTTTTAAAGCTCGGGAGAAGAAAGAAGCCTTCTCGTTAATTATTTTTGATATTGATTATTTTAAAGCTATTAATGATACTTATGGTCACTTAGCTGGCGATATTGTGTTAAAAAATTTAGCTAAAACGATTCAAGAAATTGATGAATTAAAAAAAGTAGATGTGTTTCGTGTAGGTGGAGAAGAATTTACGATTATTCTAAGTAAAAAAAATGGTACAGAAACTGTAGGAATCGCTGAAAAACTGCGTAAAAAAGTAGAATCAACGAATTTTTATTATGAAAATCAGTTGATTCATGTGACGGTATCTGTTGGTGTGACATCATTAGTTAAAGGGCTAAGAAGTGAAATCACACTAAATGGTTTTATGGAACTGGCAGATGAAGCACTGTACCATTCAAAGCATAATGGGAGAAATAAAGTATTTTCAAGTGATGTGCTTACAGGTGAATTCAAGTAA